The genomic DNA GGGTGCCGGTGCTGCTCGCCCACAAGGCCGCGCGCAGCCGCTCGTCGCGCTCCTGGAGCGTGGCCTCCATCCGCTCGCGCTCGGCGAGCACGTGGCGCAACTGGGTCTCGCTCGCCTCGGCGGCGGCGCGGGCCTGCTGCGCGGCTTCATAGAGGCGGGCGCGCTCGAGCGCCTGGGCCCCCTGCCGCGCCAGGGCGAGGAAGAAGTCCTGCTCGTCGGCCTGGAGGACGCGCCGCCGGGTGAAGTTCACCACCAGGGCACCCATGACGCCGCGGCTGCCGCGCAGGGGCATCACCGCCGAGGCCTCGAAAGGCAGTCCCTGGCGGGCGAGTCCCGGGTAGCGATGATCCCGCTCCTCCCGGGTGGAGTAGGTGACGAGCCGATCCTGCCGCACCGCTTCCGCCACGGCCACGGGGGCGTCGAGGGCGATGCGCTCCAGTCCGCGCGCCAGCTCCCTCGTGCCGGGGCCCGCGGCCTCCAGGAAGGGAGCATCCTCGGCCATGAGCCACACGGTCCCCGCCTGGGCATCCAGCGCGGCCTGTCCCTGGGTGACGATGACGTCGAGCACCTGCCGGGGCGAGGGCGCCTCGGAGAGCGCGGCGGTGACGGCCTGGAGCCGGGAGATCCGCTCCTGGGCCCGGCGCTGCCCGTCGATGTTCGCGTTGGTGCCGAACCAGCGCAGCACCCGGCCCCGGGCGTCGCGCAGGGGATGGGCCCGGATGAGGTGCCAGTGGTCCTGGCCTTCCGGATCGCGCAGGCGGCTCTCCACCTCGAAGGGCTCGCCGCTCTCCAGGCTGCGCCGCCAGTGCTCCAGCAGCCGCGGCTGATCATCCGGGTGCACGGCCTCCATCCATCGCGAAGCCTCTCCCGGAGGCACCGCCAGGGTCTCGAAGCCGCGGCGGCTCAGGTAGTCCATCTGCCCGTCGGGGCGGCTCGTCCAGATGGTGTGGGGCAGGACCTCGGCGAGGGTGCGGTACTGTTGCTGGGCCTCGTGCAGACGCAGGGCCTGGCGCAGGATGTGCGCCAGACGCTCGGCCGTGAGCGAGGACTTGCCCAGGTAGTCCGTGGCGCCCGCCTTCATCAGCTCCACGGCCGTCTGCTCATCCCCCTGGCCGGTGAGCATGATGATGGGGGTCTCCACCAGCGCGGCACGCGCCTCGCGCAGCACCTGGAGCCCATCCCGCCCCGGCATCTGGAAGTCGAGCAGGGCGCAGTCGAAGGGCTCGCGCAGGAGCGCCGCGAGCGCGGACGAACCATCCGCCACCTCGACGAGCTGGGCGCTCAACCCCGCCTTGAGCAGGGCGCGCCGCACCGCGAGCCGATCCACCTCGTCATCATCCGCCACCAGCAGGCGCAGCCGTTGGTCCTCCATGCGCTCCTCGGGCTTCACGGCAGCTCCACCCGTGACCAGTATGCGTTGAGAGCGGTCATCAACTCCACGAACGCCGGAGACGTGACGGGCTTGAGGAGGTAGCCCGCCACGTGGTGGGCATAACTTTGCACCCGGTCCCGGTCATCGTTGGAGGTGGTGAGGACCACCACGGGGGTGCTGCTGAGCGCCGGATCCGCGCGGATGGCGCTCAGGAACTCCAGGCCATTCATCCGGGGCATGTTGAGGTCCAACAAGATGAGGCGGTTGGTGGCGGGCACCTGGCCCTCGCGCAGCATCTCCAGGGCCTGACGGCCGTCGTTGGCCACGTGGAGGGTGCTCTGGATGTTGCTCTTCTTGAAGGCGCGCTGCACGTGCATCACGTCCACCGAGTCATCATCCACGAGGAGGATGTTGAGCCGCTTGAAGGGGAGGTTCATCGCCCCTCGTCCGGGGTGTTGTGGGGCCAGGTGAAGCGGAAGGTGGCGCCCTGACCCGGCGCGGACTCCAGCCAGGCCCTGCCGCCGCGTGCCTCCACGCTCTTCTTCACCACCGACAGCCCAATGCCCGTGCCCTCCACCTGATCGCGCGCCTGGAGGGTCTGGAAGATGCCCCAGATGCGCTCGTGGTACTCGGGCGCGATGCCCGGCCCGTTGTCGCGCACGGAGAACTCCCA from Melittangium boletus DSM 14713 includes the following:
- a CDS encoding PAS domain-containing protein — translated: MKPEERMEDQRLRLLVADDDEVDRLAVRRALLKAGLSAQLVEVADGSSALAALLREPFDCALLDFQMPGRDGLQVLREARAALVETPIIMLTGQGDEQTAVELMKAGATDYLGKSSLTAERLAHILRQALRLHEAQQQYRTLAEVLPHTIWTSRPDGQMDYLSRRGFETLAVPPGEASRWMEAVHPDDQPRLLEHWRRSLESGEPFEVESRLRDPEGQDHWHLIRAHPLRDARGRVLRWFGTNANIDGQRRAQERISRLQAVTAALSEAPSPRQVLDVIVTQGQAALDAQAGTVWLMAEDAPFLEAAGPGTRELARGLERIALDAPVAVAEAVRQDRLVTYSTREERDHRYPGLARQGLPFEASAVMPLRGSRGVMGALVVNFTRRRVLQADEQDFFLALARQGAQALERARLYEAAQQARAAAEASETQLRHVLAERERMEATLQERDERLRAALWASSTGTLRWDLRTGGLEWDENLDQLFGLAPGRTVQTIDDFLALVHPDEREEARRRTRACANEGADFEMDFRVVWPDEHVHWLSSKGKTFVDANGRPLYMTGACVDITVQKQQEAEARQLAEFERQILGIVSHDLRNPLSVIRISASTLLARTGLDERQSKSLTRIITATDRSTRLIRDLLDFSQARLGGGIPVERKRSDLFELTRGVVEEFAASHPERQLDFVREGDGQGEWDGDRLAQVFGNLVGNAIQHSPPHTAVRVRCAGEASTVLVEIHNEGSPIDPASLPDLFEPFRRGRQAGSGAGSVGLGLYITRQLVLAHGGRIRVTSLDGEGTRFAVRLPRSSLTPAPVPRN
- a CDS encoding response regulator, with translation MNLPFKRLNILLVDDDSVDVMHVQRAFKKSNIQSTLHVANDGRQALEMLREGQVPATNRLILLDLNMPRMNGLEFLSAIRADPALSSTPVVVLTTSNDDRDRVQSYAHHVAGYLLKPVTSPAFVELMTALNAYWSRVELP